The following coding sequences are from one Strix uralensis isolate ZFMK-TIS-50842 chromosome 6, bStrUra1, whole genome shotgun sequence window:
- the SP5 gene encoding transcription factor Sp5: protein MAAVAVLRNDSLQAFLQDRTPSASPDLAKHSPLALLAATCSRIGQPGAAPSDFLQVSYDPTLGSPSRIFHPWSGEMPAHSPGGLPPPHPSLGLTPQKNHMQPSFGGAHELPLTPPADPSYPYEFSPVKVLPSSMAALPSSCPPAYVPYAAQAALPPGYSNLLPPAQPCRQLSPNPPPEDIPWWSIQQAGAPGGCGHRFPAAAALPRSLVLGHSDFAQYQTQIAALLQTKSPLAATARRCRRCRCPNCQSAAGSAPEAEPGKKKQHICHIPGCGKVYGKTSHLKAHLRWHTGERPFVCNWLFCGKSFTRSDELQRHLRTHTGEKRFVCPECGKRFMRSDHLAKHVKTHQNKKLKAAADGVKREDSRDL, encoded by the exons ATGGCCGCGGTGGCTGTGCTCCGCAACGACTCCCTCCAGGCTTTCCTCCAG GACCGCACCCCCAGCGCCTCCCCAGACTTGGCCAAGCACTCGCCCCTGGCTCTTCTGGCCGCCACCTGTAGCCGGATCGGACAGCCGGGCGCAGCGCCCTCGGATTTCCTGCAGGTCTCCTACGACCCGACGCTGGGATCTCCCTCCAGGATCTTCCACCCGTGGAGCGGCGAGATGCCGGCGCACTCCCCgggggggctgccgccgccgcacCCCAGCCTGGGGCTGACCCCCCAGAAGAACCACATGCAGCCCTCCTTCGGGGGGGCGCACGAACTGCCCCTTACCCCCCCGGCGGACCCCTCCTACCCCTACGAGTTTTCCCCCGTCAAGGTGCTGCCCTCCTCCATGGCCGCCCTGCCGTCCAGCTGCCCCCCCGCCTACGTCCCCTACGCCGCCCAGGCCGCCCTGCCGCCCGGCTACTCCAACCTGCTGCCGCCCGCGCAGCCCTGCCGGCAGCTCTCGCCCAACCCGCCGCCCGAGGACATTCCCTGGTGGAGCATCCAGCAGGCCGGCGCCCCGGGCGGCTGCGGCCACCGCTTCCCcgcggccgcggcgctgccgcGGAGCCTGGTGCTGGGCCACTCGGACTTCGCCCAGTACCAGACGCAGATCGCCGCGCTGCTGCAGACCAAGTCTCCCCTGGCGGCCACGGCCAGGAggtgccgccgctgccgctgccccaACTGCCAGTCGGCCGCGGGCAGCGCCCCGGAGGCGGAGCCGGGCAAGAAGAAGCAGCACATCTGCCACATCCCCGGCTGCGGGAAGGTCTACGGCAAGACCTCGCACCTGAAGGCGCACCTGCGCTGGCACACGGGCGAGCGGCCCTTCGTCTGCAACTGGCTCTTCTGCGGGAAGAGCTTCACCCGCTCCGACGAGCTGCAGCGGCACCTGCGGACTCACACGGGCGAGAAGCGCTTCGTCTGCCCCGAGTGCGGGAAGCGCTTCATGCGCAGCGACCACCTGGCCAAGCACGTCAAGACCCACCAGAACAAGAAGCTGAAGGCGGCGGCGGACGGCGTCAAGCGGGAGGACAGCCGCGACCTGTGA